In one window of Pseudodesulfovibrio sediminis DNA:
- the murG gene encoding undecaprenyldiphospho-muramoylpentapeptide beta-N-acetylglucosaminyltransferase, whose product MTLNRVVITTGGTGGHIFPALAVATELVLRNKGVDVLFVGGPGPEGDMARKFGLRFVELPASGIMGRGIPGILSAIGWVGTAVPRAIATIWRFKPEVVIGFGGYAGFCPVLAAWMLGKPTAVHEQNSVPGVTNKVLGNLVKRIFLSFRDNTVAFPVSKTTLTGNPVRLDIFKAAERRQSRITGKRVLVLGGSQGAKPINDAIIEGLPKLMEAGVTLVHQAGKADYTRVRAAYEAAGADSAQVHEFIEDMGTEYASCDLAICRSGATTVFEIAAAGVPAIFVPFPHATHDHQTMNATAMSDLGAAKLIPQSVLTGDMLAHAACRLLDDEKRLKDMEEAARQFAKPNAAADIVSGLESLVTQGRGV is encoded by the coding sequence ATGACCCTGAATCGCGTCGTCATCACCACCGGCGGTACGGGTGGGCACATCTTCCCGGCGCTGGCCGTGGCCACAGAGCTGGTTCTGCGCAACAAGGGCGTGGACGTCCTCTTTGTCGGCGGCCCCGGTCCTGAGGGCGACATGGCCCGCAAGTTCGGCCTGCGGTTCGTGGAACTTCCGGCCAGCGGCATCATGGGCCGCGGCATCCCCGGCATTCTGTCCGCCATAGGCTGGGTCGGCACGGCTGTGCCCAGAGCCATTGCCACCATCTGGCGGTTCAAGCCGGAAGTGGTCATCGGCTTCGGCGGATACGCAGGGTTCTGCCCTGTTCTGGCTGCATGGATGCTGGGCAAGCCCACGGCCGTGCATGAGCAGAACTCCGTACCGGGTGTGACCAACAAGGTGCTCGGCAATCTGGTCAAACGAATTTTTCTCAGTTTCCGGGACAACACCGTGGCCTTCCCGGTGTCCAAAACCACGCTCACCGGCAATCCGGTGCGTCTGGATATTTTCAAGGCCGCCGAACGCCGCCAGAGCCGCATCACCGGCAAGCGCGTACTGGTGCTGGGCGGCAGCCAGGGTGCCAAGCCCATCAACGACGCCATCATCGAAGGGTTGCCCAAACTCATGGAAGCCGGTGTCACGCTGGTGCATCAGGCCGGCAAGGCCGACTACACCCGAGTCAGGGCCGCCTACGAGGCAGCCGGTGCGGACTCGGCCCAGGTACACGAATTTATCGAGGATATGGGGACCGAATACGCCTCCTGCGATCTGGCCATCTGCCGATCCGGGGCGACCACGGTCTTCGAAATAGCGGCAGCAGGGGTCCCGGCCATTTTCGTGCCATTTCCCCATGCCACACACGACCATCAAACCATGAATGCCACAGCCATGTCGGACCTCGGCGCGGCCAAGCTCATCCCCCAGTCGGTACTGACCGGGGATATGCTGGCCCACGCCGCATGCAGGCTTCTCGACGATGAGAAGCGCTTGAAAGATATGGAAGAAGCGGCCCGCCAGTTCGCCAAGCCGAACGCGGCCGCAGATATAGTATCGGGGCTGGAAAGTCTCGTGACGCAAGGCAGAGGAGTATAG
- the murD gene encoding UDP-N-acetylmuramoyl-L-alanine--D-glutamate ligase — translation MNRTVRNFIDQAILTDKQSVVVGTGKSGLAAARLLHAVGAQVRVVDRNEDVNEDILGELKGKVTLIKGEHRKEHFADADIVVFSPGVPVKKLASVLDGIPASKLVSELEFASWFIEAPVLAVTGSNGKTTTVSMIAAILEQAERRIFTGGNIGVPLCEYLLDMEPAEIIVLEVSSFQLQNCRLFKPHVALFLNFAANHLDYHEDMDEYLDAKLALFSQMTGEDTALMHESLREMLENRPFTNAHVEWFGANETFEAPNLLGTHNRANIEAAWQAVKRFGVTEEQAGETIRNFKPLPHRIEPVAEKFGVLYVNDSKATTLDAALAAVHSFDRPVRLLMGGVWKGGDVDAFAKAIKGAVVSVGLFGGSREILEPALEEHCAVFWDETLEDAVKRQTNLSDINDVILLAPATSSFDQYNNMAERGNDFKRVVEGLHE, via the coding sequence GTGAACCGTACCGTCCGCAACTTCATCGACCAAGCCATCCTCACGGACAAGCAATCCGTGGTCGTGGGCACAGGCAAGTCAGGCCTGGCCGCTGCCCGTCTGCTCCATGCAGTGGGTGCGCAGGTGCGCGTTGTGGATCGCAATGAGGACGTCAACGAAGATATCCTCGGCGAGCTCAAGGGCAAGGTCACGCTCATCAAGGGCGAACATCGCAAGGAACACTTTGCCGATGCGGACATCGTGGTCTTCTCTCCCGGCGTACCGGTCAAGAAACTCGCCTCGGTGCTGGACGGCATCCCGGCAAGCAAGCTGGTGTCCGAGCTGGAATTCGCGTCCTGGTTCATCGAAGCCCCGGTGCTGGCCGTAACCGGCTCGAACGGCAAGACCACCACCGTGAGCATGATCGCTGCAATCCTGGAGCAGGCAGAACGCCGCATCTTCACCGGCGGCAACATCGGCGTGCCCCTGTGCGAATACCTGCTGGACATGGAACCGGCTGAGATCATCGTGCTCGAAGTCTCCAGCTTCCAGCTCCAGAACTGCCGCCTGTTCAAGCCGCATGTGGCCCTGTTCCTCAATTTCGCGGCCAACCACCTCGACTACCATGAAGACATGGACGAATACCTCGACGCCAAGCTGGCCCTGTTCAGCCAGATGACCGGCGAGGACACGGCGCTCATGCACGAAAGCCTGCGCGAGATGCTGGAAAACCGCCCCTTCACCAACGCCCATGTAGAGTGGTTTGGCGCCAACGAAACCTTTGAAGCGCCCAATCTGCTGGGCACGCACAACCGGGCCAATATCGAAGCCGCATGGCAGGCGGTGAAGCGGTTCGGCGTGACCGAAGAACAGGCTGGCGAGACCATCCGGAATTTCAAGCCCCTGCCCCACCGCATCGAGCCTGTGGCCGAAAAATTCGGCGTACTCTATGTCAACGACTCCAAGGCAACCACACTGGACGCGGCCCTGGCTGCCGTTCACTCCTTTGATCGTCCGGTGCGCCTGCTCATGGGCGGCGTGTGGAAGGGCGGCGATGTGGACGCGTTTGCCAAGGCCATCAAGGGAGCCGTTGTTTCCGTCGGACTGTTCGGAGGCTCCCGCGAAATACTCGAACCGGCCCTGGAAGAACACTGTGCCGTATTCTGGGATGAAACACTGGAAGACGCCGTGAAACGCCAGACCAATCTTTCCGACATCAACGACGTGATCCTGCTCGCCCCGGCCACGTCCAGTTTCGACCAGTATAATAACATGGCTGAACGCGGTAACGATTTCAAACGTGTGGTGGAGGGACTCCATGAGTAG
- the murC gene encoding UDP-N-acetylmuramate--L-alanine ligase, which translates to MRARVNNIHMVGIGGSGMNGIAEVLINMGFYITGSDLSASAAVRRLEKLGANVFIGHGADNVGRADVLIKSTAIPDKNPELVEARERGIPIIPRAEMLAELMRLRTGIAVAGTHGKTTTTSLMATIFTEAGLDPTVIIGGKLNTYGANARLGEGDYLIAEADESDGSFLRLSPIITVVTNVDKDHMDFYDNQDAIDLSFIRFMNSIPFYGMNVVCGDDEGVKRLLPLIKRPCMTYGLEKHNKLRGEIISSHLRTLFKVYLEEEEWGEVTVAQPGTHNVLNALACIGVALEAGLEKKDIINGLGNFGGVGRRFERKGERKGVMVVDDYGHHPAEIVANLKTARECYPDRRLVVAFQPHRFSRTQALFGEFCQAFTDADLLLLTEIYPASESPIPGVSGLSLAQGIKQVSETKVQFYPDFDALEKRLKDTLKPGDLFITQGAGSIWQIGERWLEQEEDQDTQTPEPAMEENEE; encoded by the coding sequence ATGCGGGCACGGGTAAACAACATCCACATGGTGGGTATAGGCGGCTCCGGCATGAACGGTATCGCCGAGGTGCTCATCAACATGGGCTTCTACATCACAGGCTCGGACCTGTCCGCGTCTGCCGCAGTGCGGCGACTGGAAAAACTGGGAGCCAATGTTTTCATCGGTCACGGCGCAGACAACGTGGGCCGGGCGGATGTGCTCATCAAATCCACAGCGATCCCGGACAAGAACCCGGAGCTGGTGGAAGCCCGCGAACGCGGTATTCCCATCATCCCTCGCGCCGAAATGCTGGCCGAACTCATGCGCCTGCGCACCGGCATCGCGGTTGCCGGAACCCATGGCAAGACCACCACGACGTCGCTCATGGCAACGATTTTCACTGAAGCGGGGCTGGACCCCACCGTCATCATCGGCGGCAAGCTCAACACATACGGCGCCAACGCGCGGCTGGGCGAAGGGGATTACCTCATTGCCGAAGCCGACGAATCCGACGGCTCGTTCCTGCGCCTGTCGCCCATCATCACCGTGGTCACCAACGTGGACAAGGACCACATGGATTTCTACGACAATCAGGACGCCATTGATCTCTCCTTCATCCGGTTCATGAACTCCATTCCCTTCTACGGCATGAACGTGGTCTGCGGCGATGACGAAGGTGTCAAGCGCCTCCTGCCGCTCATCAAACGCCCGTGCATGACCTACGGCCTTGAGAAGCACAACAAGCTCCGCGGCGAAATCATCTCGTCCCATCTCCGCACCCTGTTCAAGGTCTATCTGGAAGAAGAGGAATGGGGCGAAGTCACCGTGGCCCAGCCCGGCACGCACAACGTGCTGAACGCCCTGGCCTGCATAGGCGTGGCGCTGGAAGCCGGACTGGAAAAAAAGGATATCATCAACGGACTGGGCAACTTCGGTGGCGTGGGACGCCGCTTCGAACGCAAGGGCGAACGCAAGGGTGTCATGGTCGTGGACGACTACGGCCACCATCCTGCCGAAATCGTGGCCAACCTCAAGACCGCCCGAGAGTGCTACCCGGACAGACGTCTGGTGGTGGCCTTCCAGCCACACCGTTTCTCCCGGACACAGGCCCTGTTCGGGGAATTCTGTCAGGCATTCACGGACGCCGATCTGCTCCTGCTCACGGAAATCTATCCGGCCAGCGAGTCACCCATTCCGGGCGTCTCCGGCCTCTCGCTGGCGCAGGGCATCAAGCAGGTATCCGAGACCAAAGTACAATTTTACCCGGACTTCGATGCCTTGGAAAAACGACTCAAGGACACACTGAAACCCGGCGACCTCTTCATCACCCAGGGAGCCGGCTCCATATGGCAGATCGGTGAACGTTGGCTTGAACAGGAAGAAGACCAGGACACACAGACACCTGAACCCGCGATGGAAGAAAACGAGGAATAA
- the murB gene encoding UDP-N-acetylmuramate dehydrogenase: MSLEFITNPSLSERTSLKLGGNAEVEVIVREKQDLDELGDFLMTETLRPFVIGEGTNLLAPDGQLDLALIRVATPPGPQRVEKINDALIVRCGASQRLSGLLGWAQMAGLSGLEGLTGIPGSVGGSVAMNAGSYGTEMSNLVTRIRLWSPGQGLIWLDHDQCDFGYRHFAPKQGIGKCLVWQVELKLTESNPKAVRKAMQDNYNKKKATQPVTARSAGCVFKNPEGQSAGILLDQAGMKGVRLGGVGFSDIHANFLVNLDNGTSADALVLIEQGREAVKEKFDITLDTEVIIL, translated from the coding sequence ATGAGTCTCGAATTTATCACCAATCCGTCCCTTTCGGAACGCACCTCCCTCAAACTCGGCGGCAACGCTGAAGTTGAAGTGATCGTGCGTGAGAAACAGGATCTTGACGAACTCGGTGATTTTCTCATGACCGAAACCCTGCGTCCGTTTGTCATCGGCGAAGGGACCAACCTGCTCGCCCCGGACGGCCAGCTTGATCTGGCGCTCATTCGCGTGGCGACCCCTCCCGGTCCCCAGCGGGTGGAGAAAATCAACGACGCCCTCATCGTCCGCTGCGGCGCGAGTCAGCGCCTGTCGGGCCTGTTGGGCTGGGCGCAGATGGCCGGCCTCTCGGGTCTGGAAGGCCTCACCGGCATCCCCGGCTCCGTGGGCGGTTCCGTGGCCATGAACGCCGGTTCATACGGCACCGAGATGAGCAACCTCGTGACGCGCATACGCCTCTGGTCCCCGGGCCAGGGTCTTATCTGGCTCGACCACGACCAATGCGATTTCGGCTACCGCCATTTCGCGCCCAAACAGGGGATAGGCAAATGCCTGGTCTGGCAGGTTGAGCTCAAGCTGACCGAATCCAACCCCAAGGCCGTACGCAAGGCCATGCAGGACAATTACAACAAGAAAAAGGCCACCCAGCCGGTAACGGCGCGGTCTGCCGGATGCGTGTTCAAAAACCCTGAAGGCCAGTCCGCCGGCATTCTGCTGGATCAGGCAGGCATGAAGGGCGTGCGCCTCGGCGGCGTGGGATTTTCCGACATACACGCCAACTTTCTGGTCAACCTTGACAACGGCACCAGCGCAGACGCGCTCGTCCTTATCGAACAGGGTCGGGAAGCGGTCAAAGAGAAATTCGACATCACCCTCGACACGGAGGTCATCATACTGTGA
- the mraY gene encoding phospho-N-acetylmuramoyl-pentapeptide-transferase — MIYNFLVPLSQDVGLFNVFRYITFRSVWALLTALIISILFGPAMIRWLTRIKCGQYIREDGPQHQAKQGTPTMGGLMILLSVGVSTLLWADLTNIYVWLTLLVYAGFSAIGFADDYIKVIKKQNQGLSAKAKFAMQCLVTAVAIAMLINQPAYSTQLSVPFFKNFSPDLGWFYLPFAMVVMVGASNAVNLTDGLDGLAIGPMVVAMACFALFIYVSGHAAMANYLQVQNIQGIGEVTVFCGAMVGAGLGFLWFNAHPAQVFMGDVGSLGLGGALGFVAVLAKQELLLTIVGGVFVFETLSVILQVGYFKLTGGKRIFKMAPLHHHFELKGIPESKIIVRFWILSILMALMALSTLKLR, encoded by the coding sequence GTGATTTACAATTTCCTCGTTCCACTCAGTCAGGACGTAGGCCTGTTCAACGTCTTCCGCTACATCACTTTCCGTTCGGTGTGGGCGCTGCTGACCGCGTTGATCATCTCCATCCTGTTCGGCCCGGCAATGATCCGCTGGCTGACCCGCATCAAATGCGGCCAGTATATCCGTGAAGACGGCCCGCAGCATCAGGCCAAACAGGGCACCCCCACCATGGGCGGACTGATGATCCTGTTGAGTGTGGGTGTCTCCACCCTGCTCTGGGCAGACCTGACTAATATTTATGTCTGGCTGACACTCCTGGTCTACGCGGGATTCAGCGCCATCGGCTTTGCCGACGACTACATCAAGGTCATCAAGAAGCAGAATCAGGGACTCTCGGCCAAGGCCAAATTTGCCATGCAGTGTCTGGTCACGGCAGTGGCCATCGCCATGCTCATCAACCAGCCCGCCTATTCCACCCAGCTATCCGTGCCGTTTTTCAAAAACTTCAGCCCGGACCTCGGCTGGTTCTATCTGCCCTTTGCCATGGTGGTCATGGTGGGCGCATCCAACGCGGTGAACCTGACCGACGGGCTGGACGGGCTGGCGATCGGCCCCATGGTGGTTGCCATGGCCTGTTTCGCCCTCTTCATTTACGTGTCCGGCCACGCGGCCATGGCCAACTACCTTCAGGTGCAGAACATCCAGGGCATCGGCGAGGTCACGGTCTTCTGCGGAGCCATGGTCGGCGCAGGGCTCGGCTTCCTCTGGTTTAACGCGCACCCGGCACAGGTCTTCATGGGCGATGTCGGTTCACTGGGACTTGGCGGCGCACTCGGCTTCGTGGCCGTGCTGGCCAAACAGGAGCTGCTGCTCACAATCGTGGGCGGCGTGTTCGTGTTCGAGACCCTCTCGGTCATCCTGCAGGTGGGCTATTTCAAACTCACGGGCGGCAAACGCATTTTCAAGATGGCCCCGCTCCATCACCACTTCGAACTCAAAGGCATCCCGGAATCCAAGATCATCGTTCGTTTCTGGATTCTCTCCATACTCATGGCCCTGATGGCCCTTTCCACATTGAAACTGAGGTAG
- the ftsA gene encoding cell division protein FtsA: MARNDLIVGLDVGTTKICTVVGEASENGVDIIGIGTSPSTGLRRGVVVNIEKTVQCIKKSLEDAELMAGCDIRTVYAGIAGSHIQGFNSHGVIAVKGGEVTQRDVDRVIEAAKAIAIPMDREVLHTLPQEFIVDDQRGIVDPLGMAGVRLEVKVHIVTGAVTSAQNIIRSCNRSGLDVSNIVLESLASSKAVLSPEEREIGVALVDIGGGTTDIAVFSKDSIKHTSVLALGGHNLTNDIAYGLRTPMMSAEKIKMDYGCAMADLVTSEEIIEVPSVGGRESRKMSKRVLAEICEPRCEEILALVDQELIKSGFKNMIAAGVVLTGGTVMIDGMQELAEQIFDLPVRIGIPEEGIGGLAAEVRSPKYATAVGLLLHGAEEEGLQHVRPFKIRDDSGFDRIVTRMKKWFTDIA, translated from the coding sequence ATGGCTAGAAATGATTTAATCGTGGGACTCGACGTAGGCACCACAAAAATTTGCACCGTTGTGGGCGAGGCCAGTGAAAACGGCGTCGACATCATCGGTATCGGCACGTCCCCTTCGACCGGCCTGCGACGCGGCGTGGTCGTGAACATCGAGAAGACGGTCCAGTGCATCAAGAAATCACTGGAAGACGCGGAACTCATGGCCGGTTGTGACATCCGCACCGTCTATGCAGGCATCGCCGGTTCCCACATTCAGGGCTTCAACTCACACGGCGTCATCGCGGTCAAGGGCGGCGAAGTCACCCAGCGCGACGTGGACCGTGTCATCGAGGCAGCCAAGGCCATTGCCATCCCCATGGACCGGGAAGTGCTGCACACCCTGCCCCAGGAATTTATTGTGGATGACCAGCGCGGCATCGTCGACCCGCTGGGCATGGCCGGGGTTCGCCTGGAAGTGAAAGTCCACATCGTAACCGGCGCGGTCACGTCCGCACAGAATATCATCCGCTCCTGCAACCGCTCCGGGCTTGATGTCTCCAACATCGTGCTCGAATCGCTGGCCAGCAGCAAAGCCGTTCTCTCGCCCGAGGAGCGGGAAATCGGTGTGGCTCTGGTTGATATCGGCGGCGGCACAACGGATATCGCGGTCTTTTCCAAGGACTCCATCAAGCACACATCCGTACTGGCTCTCGGCGGTCACAACCTGACCAACGACATTGCCTACGGTTTGCGTACCCCCATGATGTCCGCCGAAAAGATCAAGATGGACTACGGCTGCGCCATGGCCGATCTCGTCACCAGTGAGGAGATCATCGAGGTCCCCAGTGTGGGTGGCCGCGAATCCCGCAAGATGAGCAAACGGGTGCTGGCGGAAATCTGCGAGCCTCGTTGTGAGGAAATCCTGGCCCTGGTGGATCAGGAGCTCATCAAGTCCGGTTTCAAGAACATGATCGCGGCAGGCGTTGTGCTCACCGGTGGTACGGTCATGATTGACGGCATGCAGGAGCTGGCCGAGCAGATTTTCGATCTGCCTGTCCGCATCGGCATTCCCGAAGAAGGCATCGGCGGACTGGCCGCAGAGGTCAGAAGCCCCAAATACGCAACCGCTGTCGGCCTGCTGCTCCACGGAGCTGAGGAAGAAGGCCTGCAGCACGTTCGTCCCTTCAAAATCCGCGACGATTCCGGCTTCGACCGCATCGTCACGCGCATGAAGAAGTGGTTCACGGACATCGCCTAG
- a CDS encoding cell division protein FtsQ/DivIB translates to MSTLTMDKQSRLSLGNKKKKRANSFKRTKKTTLSSYKRKSPRSLTGIGQIIVRTIMTLLLLSFVAALSVGMLYGYRYITSNPYFNLTEIHVSGNTRLSYSDVLSNADVALGLNSIDMNVGEVESRLSTNPWIQSVTVRRELPNRLRIGIVEKVPAFWIRQGDGLYFADANGKVIAPMHPGEIASLPVLSVADNLNDSQQVLTGILQKMAKKQTPFTQNQAAWIKLTSAHELEIYLDGHAGGQGLTVKLSMDRWEVQLERLKVVWRDLMRRNEFDKASIIAASGDKIWIKRRPVPAKG, encoded by the coding sequence GTGAGCACCTTGACCATGGATAAACAAAGCCGCTTGTCGCTCGGCAACAAAAAGAAAAAACGCGCCAACAGCTTCAAGCGTACCAAGAAGACCACGCTGTCCAGCTACAAACGGAAATCGCCGCGCAGCCTGACCGGAATAGGACAGATCATCGTGCGGACCATCATGACGCTGCTGCTGCTTTCCTTTGTTGCGGCGCTCAGTGTCGGCATGCTCTACGGCTATCGCTATATCACGTCGAATCCCTATTTCAATCTCACCGAGATTCACGTTTCCGGCAACACCCGCCTTTCCTACAGCGATGTATTGAGCAACGCGGATGTGGCCCTGGGCCTCAACAGCATAGACATGAACGTGGGAGAAGTGGAAAGCCGGTTGTCAACCAACCCGTGGATACAGTCCGTGACCGTACGCCGGGAGCTGCCCAACAGGTTGCGCATCGGCATTGTGGAAAAGGTCCCGGCCTTCTGGATTCGTCAGGGAGACGGTCTCTATTTCGCCGATGCCAACGGCAAGGTTATCGCCCCCATGCATCCTGGCGAGATAGCCTCTCTGCCCGTACTGAGTGTGGCTGACAACCTGAACGACAGCCAGCAGGTACTGACCGGCATCCTGCAGAAAATGGCCAAAAAGCAGACGCCGTTCACCCAGAATCAGGCCGCATGGATCAAGCTCACCAGCGCCCACGAACTGGAAATATATCTGGACGGCCACGCCGGTGGCCAGGGGCTGACCGTCAAGCTCTCCATGGACCGCTGGGAAGTGCAGCTTGAACGGCTCAAAGTGGTCTGGCGCGACCTCATGCGTAGAAACGAATTTGACAAGGCAAGCATCATCGCGGCCAGCGGTGACAAGATATGGATAAAGAGGCGTCCGGTTCCTGCAAAGGGCTAG
- the ftsW gene encoding putative lipid II flippase FtsW has product MSSLNSNTSSAVRGSIDPWLLTATLLLGGFGLIMVLSASGIMAEYKHADKFYFFKRQLIYTGVGLAAMIACMQIPRRFFYSMTYVWILTAIVLLGLCSTPLGTSVNGASRWLKFGPVNFQPLEFAKVALVFYLAYFFSRKQDLVQTFSVGFLPPILVTGVLGGLLLLQPDFGGAVIMSGILFFMCLVGGTRFIYLLTSLVLAAGSGYMLIASSPYRMKRWTAFLNPHELAQNEGYQLVQSLYAFGKGSIFGTGIGAGQSKLLFLPEAHNDFIMAVVGEELGFVGMSLFFFTIGFFMWRSFRIAQKLEDLQDRFTAFGITCIVGLGMVLNLAVVLGAVPPKGVAMPFISYGGSSLTASFICAGILLNLSRRVKT; this is encoded by the coding sequence ATGAGTAGTCTCAATTCAAATACGTCAAGCGCCGTCAGAGGCAGCATTGATCCCTGGCTGCTCACCGCTACCCTGCTGCTCGGTGGTTTCGGTTTGATCATGGTCCTGTCCGCTTCCGGCATCATGGCCGAATACAAGCATGCGGACAAATTCTACTTCTTCAAGCGCCAGCTCATCTACACCGGTGTGGGGCTGGCCGCCATGATCGCCTGCATGCAGATTCCCCGTCGCTTCTTCTATTCCATGACCTATGTCTGGATTCTGACGGCCATCGTCCTGCTCGGCCTGTGCTCCACTCCGCTGGGTACGTCCGTCAACGGTGCCAGCCGCTGGCTCAAGTTCGGCCCGGTCAACTTCCAGCCCCTGGAGTTCGCCAAGGTGGCGCTGGTCTTCTACCTCGCCTATTTCTTTTCCAGAAAGCAGGACCTCGTACAGACCTTTTCCGTGGGATTCCTGCCCCCCATTCTGGTGACAGGTGTGCTCGGCGGTCTGCTTCTGCTCCAGCCCGACTTCGGCGGCGCGGTCATCATGTCCGGCATTCTCTTTTTCATGTGCCTGGTGGGCGGCACCCGGTTCATCTATCTGCTAACTTCTCTGGTCCTGGCCGCGGGGTCCGGGTACATGCTCATCGCGTCTTCGCCCTACAGAATGAAACGCTGGACCGCCTTCCTCAATCCGCATGAACTGGCGCAGAACGAGGGCTACCAGCTCGTTCAGTCCCTGTATGCCTTTGGCAAGGGTTCCATTTTCGGCACCGGCATCGGCGCGGGCCAGTCCAAGCTCCTCTTTCTGCCCGAAGCGCACAACGACTTCATCATGGCCGTGGTGGGCGAGGAACTCGGCTTTGTCGGCATGTCGCTCTTCTTTTTCACCATCGGATTTTTCATGTGGCGCTCCTTCCGCATCGCCCAGAAGCTGGAAGACCTGCAGGACCGTTTCACCGCGTTCGGCATCACCTGCATCGTGGGGCTCGGCATGGTCCTCAACTTGGCTGTCGTGCTCGGCGCTGTCCCGCCCAAGGGCGTGGCCATGCCGTTCATCAGCTACGGCGGCTCCAGCCTGACCGCGTCATTCATCTGCGCCGGTATTCTGCTCAACCTTTCCCGGAGGGTGAAGACATGA
- the ftsZ gene encoding cell division protein FtsZ — translation MEYFEIEHENNAKIKVVGCGGGGGNAVNNMIQSALKGVKFIVANTDNQDIHKSLAEHKIQIGEKLTKGLGAGANPEIGRSAAMESVDQIREALEGADMVFITAGMGGGTGTGSAPVVAEVAKEMGALTVGVVTKPFYFEGKRRLQQADEGARALGEVVDSMITIPNDRLLQLAAKKASFSDMLKKADEVLYYAVKGIADLITVHGLINLDFADVKAAMSSSGMALMGTGIASGESRAKEAAMKAITSPLLEDVSIEGAKGVLINITCGPDMLIDEVSEAADIIYKEAHDDAEIFFGTVFDPDAGDEMRITVIATGIENSVEEAEPVLSKAEQQKMLLLKRPQGMSAPQAQPKRAGHQQVINTDRNIPAYLRKQGGELNTTETPAMQRSQRAVAGPGEDDFIFDEGDLEVPAFIRRNVD, via the coding sequence ATGGAATACTTTGAAATCGAACATGAAAATAACGCCAAGATCAAGGTCGTAGGCTGCGGTGGTGGCGGCGGTAATGCTGTCAACAACATGATCCAATCCGCGCTCAAGGGCGTAAAGTTCATCGTTGCAAATACGGATAACCAGGACATCCACAAGTCCCTGGCCGAACACAAGATCCAGATCGGCGAGAAGCTGACCAAGGGGCTGGGCGCAGGCGCCAACCCTGAGATCGGCCGCTCTGCCGCCATGGAATCCGTGGACCAGATTCGCGAGGCACTCGAAGGTGCGGACATGGTCTTCATCACCGCCGGCATGGGCGGCGGCACCGGCACCGGTTCCGCTCCTGTCGTGGCCGAGGTTGCCAAGGAAATGGGCGCACTCACCGTCGGCGTTGTCACCAAACCTTTCTACTTTGAAGGCAAGCGTCGTTTGCAGCAGGCTGACGAAGGCGCCCGCGCGCTCGGCGAAGTGGTCGACTCCATGATCACCATCCCCAACGACCGTCTTCTCCAGTTGGCCGCAAAAAAGGCCTCCTTCTCCGACATGCTCAAAAAGGCCGACGAAGTGCTCTACTACGCGGTCAAGGGTATTGCCGACCTGATCACGGTCCACGGCCTGATCAACCTTGACTTCGCAGACGTCAAGGCCGCCATGTCCAGCTCCGGCATGGCCCTCATGGGCACCGGCATCGCCTCGGGCGAGTCCCGCGCCAAGGAAGCCGCCATGAAGGCGATCACCTCCCCGCTGCTGGAGGACGTCTCCATCGAGGGAGCCAAGGGCGTGCTCATCAACATCACCTGCGGCCCGGACATGCTCATCGACGAGGTCTCCGAAGCCGCTGACATCATTTACAAGGAAGCGCACGACGACGCCGAGATCTTCTTCGGTACCGTGTTCGACCCCGACGCTGGCGACGAGATGCGCATCACCGTCATCGCCACCGGCATTGAGAACTCCGTGGAAGAGGCCGAGCCGGTCCTGAGCAAGGCGGAACAGCAGAAGATGCTGCTGCTCAAACGCCCCCAGGGCATGTCTGCACCGCAGGCACAGCCCAAACGCGCAGGGCACCAGCAAGTCATCAACACCGACCGCAACATTCCGGCATACCTGCGCAAGCAGGGCGGCGAACTGAACACGACCGAGACTCCGGCCATGCAGCGCAGCCAGCGCGCCGTTGCCGGTCCGGGCGAAGACGACTTCATCTTTGATGAAGGCGACCTCGAAGTCCCGGCGTTCATTCGCAGAAATGTCGACTAG